In a single window of the Diachasmimorpha longicaudata isolate KC_UGA_2023 chromosome 16, iyDiaLong2, whole genome shotgun sequence genome:
- the LOC135170061 gene encoding alpha-glucosidase-like isoform X2, which produces MASAELRLLLLAFFLAETGCGTGAVVEWWRNSLIYQIAPLAFQDSDGDGKGDLKGIIQRLDYLHDLGVGTICLNPIYPSPMIADGFDVSNYRDINPLFGDMEDFHVLVEEAHQRGLKVILDIVPNHSSNEHSWFNASIHSIPPYTDYYVWAAGRVDANGTRQPPNDWRNFVGGKKGSAWTWNEIRGEWYYHQYLPSQPDLNLRNAKVVTEILNIIDFWLVHGVDGFFISDVPYLFEDLVLKESPSGALESGFHFVETSILLYQILDYTNIWADVNNSTSKLVMAEAWDLDKNVISKNDGAELLGTIPLNFRLFDDVEEAGNAAGIKAIVEGWLKKLPVNWTTNWVLSAEKYRRIANLVGQKKLPGYLALSMLLPGQACMLFGDEIGMIDSKAPSSDNLRRTPMQWSKTTSAGFSTNSTTYVPVNDNYDYQNVETQLDDPKSTLNVYKSLVSLKKIPVFRDGDWQIDTLNDDKILVLKRSLEGHPTYIILINTASESETADISSIYPDFPEHLIVDQLFDSAIGNSLIPADRVKLVPDALMVLTTAQDPLRCPIDENTKEMGKDSTIRPENEIKSSTSNVLKDSDDHENGKEPSVKVPVSPDHEENPNDLKLEPKEESQGSGERDVTDEIATDNIQLKIDETSVTVNNFEDGETKLTTTSETVDHTPKEVQPSTTQAPRNNGNDENSSACRNKIVTLVLGLVTTITLVLNYL; this is translated from the exons ATGGCTTCGGCGGAACTGAGACTGCTGTTGTTGGCCTTCTTTCTCGCAGAGACCGGATGTGGGACTGGGGCTGTTGTTGAGTGGTGGCGAAACTCCCTGATATATCAGATAGCCCCCCTGGCGTTCCAGGACAGCGACGGAGATGGCAAAGGAGATTTAAAag GTATCATTCAGAGACTCGACTATCTGCACGACCTGGGGGTTGGAACAATCTGTCTGAACCCAATTTATCCTTCACCGATGATAGCCGATGGTTTCGACGTTTCCAATTACAGGGACATCAACCCCCTATTCGGTGACATGGAGGATTTCCATGTTCTTGTAGAGGAGGCCCATCAACGAG GGTTAAAAGTCATTCTGGACATAGTGCCGAATCACTCGAGTAACGAACACAGTTGGTTTAACGCATCTATTCACTCGATCCCTCCATACACGGATTACTACGTGTGGGCAGCTGGCAGAGTGGATGCTAATGGGACAAGACAACCCCCGAATGACTGGCGGAATTTTGTGGGAGGCAAGAAGGGATCTGCTTGGACTTGGAATGAGATTCGTGGCGAGTGGTACTACCACCAGTACCTCCCGTCACAACCGGATCTCAATCTGAGGAACGCCAAAGTTGTCACGGAGATTTTG AATATCATAGATTTCTGGCTGGTGCATGGTGTCGACGGTTTCTTCATCTCCGACGTGCCCTACCTTTTCGAAGATCTTGTCCTGAAGGAGAGCCCGTCAGGTGCACTGGAAAGCGGATTTCATTTCGTGGAAACGTCAATCTTGCTGTATCAGATACTAGACTACACGAACATTTGGGCCGATGTGAACAATTCAACCAGCAAGTTGGTGATGGCCGAGGCCTGGGATTTAGACAAAAACGTAATATCAAAGAATGATGGTGCGGAATTACTCGGAACCATTCCTCTGAATTTCCGGTTATTCGACGATGTCGAGGAAGCCGGTAATGCCGCTGGCATCAAGGCCATCGTCGAGGGGTGGCTAAAAAAGTTGCCGGTTAATTGGACGACTAATTGGGTG CTATCAGCAGAGAAATATCGTCGGATAGCCAACCTAGTAGGCCAGAAAAAACTCCCAGGATACTTGGCTCTCTCAATGCTCCTGCCAGGTCAAGCCTGCATGTTGTTCGGTGACGAAATAGGAATGATAGACTCAAAAGCTCCGTCTTCAGACAACCTCAGAAGGACTCCGATGCAGTGGAGTAAGACCACTTCCGCTGGTTTCTCCACCAATTCCACCACTTACGTACCTGTGAATGATAATTACGATTACCAGAACGTTGAGACACAGCTTGACGATCCTAAAAGCACTCTCAACGTGTACAAGAGTCTTGTgagcttaaaaaaaattccggtcTTTCGAGATGGTGATTGGCAGATCGATACACTCAATGATGATAAAATCCTGGTGCTTAAAAG ATCGTTAGAAGGACACCCGACCTACATAATTCTCATCAACACAGCTTCTGAAAGCGAAACAGCAGATATTTCCTCGATATACCCAGACTTCCCAGAGCACTTGATCGTTGACCAGTTGTTTGACAGCGCTATAGGGAACTCGTTAATCCCTGCGGATAGAGTAAAGCTGGTTCCCGATGCACTGATGGTTCTGACAACCGCTCAAGACCCATTAAGATGTCCTATTGATGAAAACA CTAAAGAAATGGGCAAAGACTCAACGATACGCCCTGAGAATGAAATAAAGTCTTCCACTTCAAACGTCCTGAAGGATTCTGACGATCATGAAAATGGCAAGGAACCTTCTGTTAAGGTGCCTG TCTCTCCGGATCATGAAGAGAACCCCAACGACTTGAAGCTTGAACCTAAGGAAGAATCACAGGGTTCGGGTGAGAGAGACGTGACCGATGAAATTGCAACTGATAATATCCAACTAAAAATAGACGAAACTTCGGTTACCGTCAATAATTTCGAAGATGGTGAAACAAAGCTGACGACGACGTCAGAAACCGTCGATCATACACCCAAGGAAGTACAACCATCAACGACGCAAGCCCCAAGGAATAATGGAAATGACGAAAATTCTTCTGCAtgcagaaataaaattgtcacaTTGGTGCTGGGGCTCGTCACCACTATCACTCTCGTTCTTAATTATCTATAG
- the LOC135170058 gene encoding AMP deaminase 2 isoform X5, whose translation MFACAIDSKRWLRDNTLLVKAAKDLEERRSHYEPSIGPDEIEHPFNLEESDFVPHFQRVSISGEDTSGVPLEDLQRASQMLVQALGIREQYMNNSRQTFPSIAARFLRSVDKRPMNIEDEVQHDDRMAIADHPVHAPASRDPWASEIPPAKNYKIAPVNGVFNLFASEEDYQNGKAMPYAYPDLATFVRDMNLLCSMIADGPLKSFCYRRLSYLSSKFQLHVLLNELRELASQKAVPHRDFYNIRKVDTHIHAASCMNQKHLLRFIKKTLKNHADEVVTCSKSGEMMTLRQVFQSMNLTTYDLSVDMLDVHADRNTFHRFDKFNAKYNPIGESRLREVFLKTDNYLEGKYFARIINEVSSDLEESKYQNAELRLSIYGKSADEWDKLARWAINGNVYSDNVRWLIQIPRLYDIFKLNKLMTNFQEIINNIFLPLFEVTNDPTSHPELHKFLPYVIGFDSVDDESKPENPLFDKDVAAPQDWNDVENPPYGYYQYYTYANMTVLNHFRAEQGLNTFVLRPHCGEAGPIQHLVCGFMMAENISHGLLLRKVPVLQYLYYLAQIGIAMSPLSNNSLFLNYHRNPLPEYLARGLCISLSTDDPLQFHFTKEPLMEEYSIAAQVWKLSSCDMCELARNSVLMSGFPHKSKQYWLGPNYTKEGVAGNDITRTNVPDIRVSYRYETLLDELSNIFKVVEKPEMYTNSA comes from the exons GTCCCTTTGGAGGATCTCCAGCGGGCCTCGCAGATGCTCGTCCAGGCTCTGGGCATTCGTGAACAGTACATGAACAATTCTAGACAAACTTTTCCATCGATAGCTGCCAGATTCTTGAGAAGTGTCGACAAACGTCCAATGAATATCGAAGACGAAGTGCAGCACGACGATCGTATGGCAATTGCAG ATCATCCAGTGCATGCACCAGCATCGAGAGACCCTTGGGCCTCTGAAATTCCCCCAGCCAAGAATTACAAAATAGCACCGGTTAATGGTGTATTCAATCTGTTTGCCTCTGAGGAGGACTACCAGAATGGCAAAGCCATGCCATATGCATACCCTGACCTTGCGACCTTCGTCAGAGACATGAATCTCCTTTGTTCCATGATAGCTGATGGTCCTCTCAAGTCTTTTTGCTACAGGCGATTGAGTTACCTGTCATCCAAGTTTCAATTGCACGTGTTGTTGAATGAACTGAGGGAGCTCGCTAGTCAGAAAGCAGTGCCACACAGGGACTTCTACAATATCAGAAAG GTCGACACTCACATTCACGCAGCCTCTTGTATGAATCAAAAACATCTTCTGAGATTCATAAAGAAGACCCTGAAGAACCACGCAGATGAAGTGGTTACTTGCTCCAAGAGTGGAGAAATGATGACCCTCAGACAAGTGTTCCAGTCCATGAATCTGACTACTTACGACCTCAGTGTCGACATGCTCGACGTTCATGCA GACAGGAATACCTTCCACAGATTCGACAAGTTCAACGCTAAATACAATCCCATTGGCGAATCCCGTCTTCGCGAGGTCTTTTTGAAGACCGACAATTACTTGGAGGGAAAGTACTTCGCCAGGATAATAAACGAAGTGTCCTCAGATCTTGAGGAGTCCAAGTATCAGAACGCAGAGTTGCGACTATCAATCTATGGAAAGAGTGCAGATGAGTGGGACAAACTGGCGCGTTGGGCAATAAATGGAAACGTCTACTCGGACAACGTCCGCTGGTTGATCCAGATTCCTCGTCTTTATGACATTTTCAAGCTCAATAAACTGATGACTAATTTCCAG GAAATTATCAACAACATCTTCCTTCCCCTCTTCGAGGTAACGAACGATCCCACCTCTCACCCAGAACTCCACAAGTTCCTCCCGTACGTCATAGGCTTCGATTCGGTGGATGACGAGAGCAAACCGGAGAACCCCCTCTTCGACAAGGACGTGGCAGCCCCTCAGGACTGGAATGACGTGGAGAACCCACCCTACGGCTACTACCAGTACTACACCTACGCCAACATGACCGTTTTGAATCACTTCAGGGCTGAACAGGGTCTCAACACGTTTGTCCTGCGACCCCATTGTGGCGAAGCTGGACCCATTCAGCATTTGGTCTGCGGCTTCATGATGGCTGAGAATATCTCTCATGGGCTTTTACTGAGGAAAGTTCCTGTGCTTCAGTATCTCTATTACCTGGCGCAAATTGGAATTGCTATGTCACCTCTCAGCAACAACTCCTTGTTCCTTAATTATCATAGGAACCCTCTGCCCGAGTATCTGGCCAGGGGACTCTGCATCAGCCTTTCTACCGATGATCCTTTGCAGTTTCACTTTACTAAG GAACCTTTGATGGAGGAGTACAGCATCGCTGCACAGGTGTGGAAGTTGAGCTCATGTGATATGTGCGAGTTGGCGAGGAACTCTGTTCTGATGAGTGGGTTCCCTCATAAG AGCAAGCAGTACTGGTTAGGCCCTAACTACACAAAGGAGGGAGTAGCAGGCAACGACATCACCCGAACAAATGTCCCCGACATTCGCGTGTCCTATCGGTACGAGACCCTCCTAGACGAGCTCTCTAACATCTTCAAAGTTGTCGAGAAACCAGAAATGTACACGAATAGTgcataa
- the LOC135170061 gene encoding alpha-glucosidase-like isoform X1 codes for MASAELRLLLLAFFLAETGCGTGAVVEWWRNSLIYQIAPLAFQDSDGDGKGDLKGIIQRLDYLHDLGVGTICLNPIYPSPMIADGFDVSNYRDINPLFGDMEDFHVLVEEAHQRGLKVILDIVPNHSSNEHSWFNASIHSIPPYTDYYVWAAGRVDANGTRQPPNDWRNFVGGKKGSAWTWNEIRGEWYYHQYLPSQPDLNLRNAKVVTEILNIIDFWLVHGVDGFFISDVPYLFEDLVLKESPSGALESGFHFVETSILLYQILDYTNIWADVNNSTSKLVMAEAWDLDKNVISKNDGAELLGTIPLNFRLFDDVEEAGNAAGIKAIVEGWLKKLPVNWTTNWVLSAEKYRRIANLVGQKKLPGYLALSMLLPGQACMLFGDEIGMIDSKAPSSDNLRRTPMQWSKTTSAGFSTNSTTYVPVNDNYDYQNVETQLDDPKSTLNVYKSLVSLKKIPVFRDGDWQIDTLNDDKILVLKRSLEGHPTYIILINTASESETADISSIYPDFPEHLIVDQLFDSAIGNSLIPADRVKLVPDALMVLTTAQDPLRCPIDENTAKEMGKDSTIRPENEIKSSTSNVLKDSDDHENGKEPSVKVPVSPDHEENPNDLKLEPKEESQGSGERDVTDEIATDNIQLKIDETSVTVNNFEDGETKLTTTSETVDHTPKEVQPSTTQAPRNNGNDENSSACRNKIVTLVLGLVTTITLVLNYL; via the exons ATGGCTTCGGCGGAACTGAGACTGCTGTTGTTGGCCTTCTTTCTCGCAGAGACCGGATGTGGGACTGGGGCTGTTGTTGAGTGGTGGCGAAACTCCCTGATATATCAGATAGCCCCCCTGGCGTTCCAGGACAGCGACGGAGATGGCAAAGGAGATTTAAAag GTATCATTCAGAGACTCGACTATCTGCACGACCTGGGGGTTGGAACAATCTGTCTGAACCCAATTTATCCTTCACCGATGATAGCCGATGGTTTCGACGTTTCCAATTACAGGGACATCAACCCCCTATTCGGTGACATGGAGGATTTCCATGTTCTTGTAGAGGAGGCCCATCAACGAG GGTTAAAAGTCATTCTGGACATAGTGCCGAATCACTCGAGTAACGAACACAGTTGGTTTAACGCATCTATTCACTCGATCCCTCCATACACGGATTACTACGTGTGGGCAGCTGGCAGAGTGGATGCTAATGGGACAAGACAACCCCCGAATGACTGGCGGAATTTTGTGGGAGGCAAGAAGGGATCTGCTTGGACTTGGAATGAGATTCGTGGCGAGTGGTACTACCACCAGTACCTCCCGTCACAACCGGATCTCAATCTGAGGAACGCCAAAGTTGTCACGGAGATTTTG AATATCATAGATTTCTGGCTGGTGCATGGTGTCGACGGTTTCTTCATCTCCGACGTGCCCTACCTTTTCGAAGATCTTGTCCTGAAGGAGAGCCCGTCAGGTGCACTGGAAAGCGGATTTCATTTCGTGGAAACGTCAATCTTGCTGTATCAGATACTAGACTACACGAACATTTGGGCCGATGTGAACAATTCAACCAGCAAGTTGGTGATGGCCGAGGCCTGGGATTTAGACAAAAACGTAATATCAAAGAATGATGGTGCGGAATTACTCGGAACCATTCCTCTGAATTTCCGGTTATTCGACGATGTCGAGGAAGCCGGTAATGCCGCTGGCATCAAGGCCATCGTCGAGGGGTGGCTAAAAAAGTTGCCGGTTAATTGGACGACTAATTGGGTG CTATCAGCAGAGAAATATCGTCGGATAGCCAACCTAGTAGGCCAGAAAAAACTCCCAGGATACTTGGCTCTCTCAATGCTCCTGCCAGGTCAAGCCTGCATGTTGTTCGGTGACGAAATAGGAATGATAGACTCAAAAGCTCCGTCTTCAGACAACCTCAGAAGGACTCCGATGCAGTGGAGTAAGACCACTTCCGCTGGTTTCTCCACCAATTCCACCACTTACGTACCTGTGAATGATAATTACGATTACCAGAACGTTGAGACACAGCTTGACGATCCTAAAAGCACTCTCAACGTGTACAAGAGTCTTGTgagcttaaaaaaaattccggtcTTTCGAGATGGTGATTGGCAGATCGATACACTCAATGATGATAAAATCCTGGTGCTTAAAAG ATCGTTAGAAGGACACCCGACCTACATAATTCTCATCAACACAGCTTCTGAAAGCGAAACAGCAGATATTTCCTCGATATACCCAGACTTCCCAGAGCACTTGATCGTTGACCAGTTGTTTGACAGCGCTATAGGGAACTCGTTAATCCCTGCGGATAGAGTAAAGCTGGTTCCCGATGCACTGATGGTTCTGACAACCGCTCAAGACCCATTAAGATGTCCTATTGATGAAAACA CAGCTAAAGAAATGGGCAAAGACTCAACGATACGCCCTGAGAATGAAATAAAGTCTTCCACTTCAAACGTCCTGAAGGATTCTGACGATCATGAAAATGGCAAGGAACCTTCTGTTAAGGTGCCTG TCTCTCCGGATCATGAAGAGAACCCCAACGACTTGAAGCTTGAACCTAAGGAAGAATCACAGGGTTCGGGTGAGAGAGACGTGACCGATGAAATTGCAACTGATAATATCCAACTAAAAATAGACGAAACTTCGGTTACCGTCAATAATTTCGAAGATGGTGAAACAAAGCTGACGACGACGTCAGAAACCGTCGATCATACACCCAAGGAAGTACAACCATCAACGACGCAAGCCCCAAGGAATAATGGAAATGACGAAAATTCTTCTGCAtgcagaaataaaattgtcacaTTGGTGCTGGGGCTCGTCACCACTATCACTCTCGTTCTTAATTATCTATAG